In Saccharomycodes ludwigii strain NBRC 1722 chromosome III, whole genome shotgun sequence, one DNA window encodes the following:
- a CDS encoding putative metalloendopeptidase (similar to Saccharomyces cerevisiae YIL108W | putative metalloendopeptidase), translating into MSISLINLQDNQELHSPCIIVHGQINNTQGNYTEKNIEGFQEIVISSLQLPPLKYQINARLFKATIQLTPGLNNLRFTSKNSKTGEILLKNIVCQYVPLLQDIPIHLCLLVGKDSKYLFDSPSTKIDTQTNNGLNVAIKKLRMGARLMQAYTNEQMYRNGFGQRTFQFVEEWNTDYLFKQYGPQGKLSSTIKVHILHSDKTVKELRDPNLAQQNPKGTNTGGLFPIAMDALRKYENGRLLHDNEKPLQAAVMFLDTHWDKSSKLLLTHAALGGGTEDIKLAIFGSHGLYSWPTCYEEITSSFTDENTAGIGDLVANDNGECGSYWECLCVTLGAFMHEIGHSLGCPHQESGVMLRDYPVLNRSFLSKEAYSTRKKNNGLTPPIYPKDECAWHRLDLLRFLYHPSFTLPKDYEDPSFMRPGKLAQFNYAAPTLLPVNSPGLFTLKSPTGIYSIEIISGDKDDLARGFIEYLPVSVGGQGPQQEIMISIDDLRTRLPPDKRNDTISLRVLAVNSPQAEFKNLKKLSEQSFVNLGSPSITGLKSGCCGNGTDGKDPGVLTIDVERCIGVRVYHGGALDGIGFHYTSNKEPDYVFGNKTNNFTTVIFERADKLLGFNVKCGCWIDALQVITVKKGAVTPMLGNCNGGHQETLIPPTGHRLLGVYGRIGQWINGIGIVYSV; encoded by the coding sequence ATGTCAATTAGTTTAATCAATTTACAAGACAATCAAGAATTGCACTCACCCTGTATTATAGTACACGGTCAGATCAATAATACCCAAGGTAATTacacagaaaaaaatatagaagGTTTCCAAGAAATCGTAATATCATCACTACAACTACCTccattaaaatatcaaatcaATGCTAGACTATTCAAAGCTACCATCCAATTAACCCCAGGTTTAAACAATTTGCGGTTTACTTCCAAGAACTCAAAAACCGGtgaaattttattgaaaaatattgtcTGTCAATATGTTCCCCTACTACAAGACATTCCAATTCATTTGTGTCTATTAGTAGGCAAAGATTCCAAATACCTCTTTGATTCACCATCAACTAAAATTGATACACAGACCAACAACGGTTTGAATGTagcaattaaaaaattgagaATGGGTGCAAGGTTGATGCAAGCATACACGAACGAACAAATGTATCGTAACGGGTTTGGTCAAAGAACATTCCAATTTGTTGAGGAATGGAATACAGACTATCTATTCAAACAATATGGTCCGCAAGGTAAATTAAGTAGCACTATTAAAGTCCACATTCTACATAGTGATAAAACCGTTAAAGAATTGAGAGATCCAAATTTAGCCCAACAAAATCCAAAAGGTACTAATACTGGAGGCTTATTCCCCATTGCAATGGATGCATTGCGTAAATATGAAAATGGTAGACTGCTACATGACAACGAAAAACCATTACAGGCCGCAGTTATGTTTTTAGACACCCATTGGGATAAGTCCTCCAAATTACTTTTAACCCACGCTGCTCTAGGTGGTGGTACTGAAGATATCAAATTGGCTATTTTCGGTTCGCATGGGTTATACTCCTGGCCAACTTGTTATGAAGAAATCACTTCCAGTTTCACCGATGAAAACACTGCTGGGATTGGCGACTTGGTGGCTAACGATAATGGCGAATGTGGTAGTTACTGGGAATGTCTTTGCGTTACCTTGGGTGCGTTCATGCATGAAATTGGTCATTCTTTAGGTTGCCCTCACCAAGAAAGTGGTGTTATGTTAAGAGATTATCCAGTTTTAAATAGAAGTTTTTTAAGTAAAGAAGCTTATTCTacaaggaaaaagaataatgGATTAACTCCACCTATCTACCCTAAAGATGAATGTGCTTGGCATAGACTAGATTTATTAAGGTTTTTATATCACCCATCTTTTACTTTACCAAAAGATTATGAAGATCCCTCATTTATGAGACCTGGGAAATTAGCTCAATTTAATTATGCGGCACCAACTTTACTTCCAGTCAATTCACCTGGCTTGTTCACTTTGAAGTCACCAACTGGTATTTATTCCATAGAAATTATTAGTGGTGATAAAGATGATTTAGCACGCGGCTTTATTGAGTACTTACCTGTGTCCGTCGGGGGCCAAGGCCCTCAACAGGAAATTATGATTTCCATAGATGATTTAAGGACCAGATTGCCACCCGATAAGAGAAATGACACAATAAGTCTACGAGTCTTGGCAGTTAATTCACCACAGGCTGAATTCAAAAACTTAAAGAAGTTAAGTGAACAATCCTTTGTAAACTTAGGTTCTCCATCAATAACTGGTTTGAAAAGTGGCTGTTGCGGTAATGGCACGGATGGCAAGGATCCGGGTGTTTTAACCATTGACGTGGAAAGATGCATTGGTGTTAGAGTCTATCATGGTGGTGCTTTAGATGGAATTGGATTTCATTATACTTCTAATAAAGAACCCGATTATGTATTTGGTAACAAAACTAATAATTTCACAACCGTTATCTTTGAGCGTGCTGATAAATTATTGGGGTTCAATGTGAAATGTGGGTGTTGGATTGACGCTTTACAAGTAATCACTGTTAAAAAAGGCGCTGTGACCCCTATGCTAGGTAATTGTAATGGTGGTCACCAAGAGACTTTAATTCCACCAACTGGACATAGACTATTGGGTGTTTATGGTAGAATTGGACAGTGGATTAATGGTATCGGTATAGTCTATTCCGTTTAG
- the SEC24 gene encoding COPII subunit SEC24 (similar to Saccharomyces cerevisiae YIL109C | SEC24 | SECretory (paralog of YNL049C | SFB2)) — protein sequence MSGHRKRVYPKAQFDYSNPATISGGVPPPQVPGQQVPFQPQVSQQQFMTPIQQQLNNQIDQTTQQVANMNLYGNKDGNFAPQYNINAASPVIPQQQQIPLPPQQEALQHSGTTFGKPMNQLYPVDLLTELPPPITDLELPPPPLVVPNNKVLYPSDTVNKCTDYLRCTLNAIPKTNALLKKSKLPFALVIRPFTELDDDDEEIPINTDTVLVRCRRCRCYLNPFVTLIQDGRRWRCNFCNLANDFPLVDNTNFATQILPQRPEMFYSVVDHLAPPQYSVRAPPPSVYCFILDCSHNAIKNGLLATSARTILESLDSLPNRDDRTRIAILCVDNALHYFSVPTDDDDGDDDADADADGDDNQEKNEKDNIKMLDVGDLTEPFLPLPESLLVPLLQCRSNLEKLLNAIPEIFQFNISPKFALAPALRAARNMIKHIGGKIIVCSSTLPNTDDEGALKPRSETGLANTKKEASTLLTPQSGFYKSFTIDCNKSQITIDLFLASDTYIDVATQSNLARYTAGQTHFYPGWSATNLSDVTKFTKEFSKHITMDLSMEAVVRARGTSGLKMSGFYGHFFNRSSDLCAFPTVPRDQAYVFEVSIEETIVKEYCYFQVACLMSSNAADRRIRVITIALPTTDNIGQVYASADQLALTKYFAVKAVHNVISTGFEETREYLDKQVQDILSTYKGENVVSNTAGGAPLRLCANLRMLPLLMHALTKNMAFRKGVVPSDHRAAALNNLESIPLENLIKSIYPTVYSLHDMPDEAGLPEEESGEILLPQPINATMSLFEKYGLYLMDTNNELFLWVGGDSVNELIMDVFGTPNIFEIPIGKNELPALENSEFNTRVRNIVSKIRESSDVVTYKNLYIVRGAGISEPVDHPSARELSSLRLWVGSYLVEDKVLNTLSYREYLQTLKNKITK from the coding sequence ATGTCCGGTCACAGAAAACGTGTTTATCCAAAGGCTCAATTTGATTATAGTAATCCAGCAACAATCAGTGGTGGTGTGCCTCCACCCCAAGTTCCAGGCCAACAGGTTCCATTTCAACCTCAAGTTtcacaacaacaattcaTGACTCCAATTCAACAACAGTTGAACAACCAAATTGATCAAACTACTCAACAAGTCGCTAATATGAACTTATATGGTAACAAAGATGGTAATTTTGCACCACagtataatattaatgctGCTTCTCCAGTTATTCCTCAGCAACAACAGATTCCTTTACCACCTCAGCAAGAAGCTTTACAACATTCGGGTACTACCTTTGGTAAGCCAATGAATCAACTATACCCAGTTGATTTATTAACTGAATTGCCACCACCAATCACTGATTTGGAATTACCTCCACCACCTTTGGTTGttccaaataataaagtctTGTATCCAAGTGACACTGTAAATAAATGCACTGATTATTTAAGATGCACACTAAATGCTATTCCTAAAACTAATGCtttattaaagaaatcTAAATTACCCTTTGCCTTAGTTATCAGACCTTTTACTGAATTggatgacgatgatgaagaaattCCTATCAATACTGATACCGTATTGGTTAGGTGTCGTCGTTGTCGTTGTTACTTAAACCCATTTGTCACTTTAATCCAAGATGGCAGGAGATGGAGatgtaatttttgtaatttggCTAACGATTTCCCACTTGTTGATAATACTAATTTTGCCACGCAAATATTGCCACAAAGACCGGAAATGTTTTACTCTGTTGTTGATCATTTAGCTCCACCCCAATATTCTGTTAGAGCTCCACCACCCAGCGtctattgttttattttggacTGTTCTCATAATGCTATCAAAAACGGGTTATTGGCCACTTCTGCAAGAACCATTTTGGAATCTTTAGATTCTTTACCAAACAGGGATGATAGAACCAGAATTGCCATTTTATGTGTGGACAATGCTTTACATTATTTTAGCGTTCCtactgatgatgatgatggtgatgatgatgctGATGCTGATGCTGATGGCGATGATAACCAAGAGaagaatgaaaaagataatattaaGATGTTAGACGTTGGTGATTTGACTGAACCCTTTTTACCGCTACCTGAATCCTTGTTAGTCCCATTATTGCAATGCAGATCCAActtggaaaaattattgaacGCAATCCCAGAAATCtttcaatttaatatttcacCTAAATTTGCCCTCGCTCCTGCCTTAAGAGCCGCCAGAAATATGATTAAACATATTGGTGGTAAAATAATCGTTTGTTCTTCAACTTTACCTAACACAGATGATGAAGGAGCTTTGAAACCAAGAAGCGAAACAGGTTTAGCCAATACTAAAAAGGAAGCCTCTACCCTATTAACTCCACAATCAGGGTTTTACAAATCTTTTACAATTGACTGTAATAAGTCCCAAATCACTATCGATCTATTTTTGGCTTCTGACACTTATATTGATGTTGCAACTCAATCTAATTTAGCTCGATACACAGCTGGACAAACCCATTTTTATCCTGGTTGGAGCGCTACTAACTTGTCAGACGTAACTAAATTTACCAAGGAGTTCTCTAAACATATTACTATGGATTTATCTATGGAAGCTGTGGTTAGAGCAAGGGGTACTAGCGGTTTGAAAATGTCCGGATTTTACGGACACTTCTTTAATAGATCTTCCGATTTGTGTGCATTTCCAACAGTTCCTAGAGATCAAGCTTATGTTTTTGAAGTTAGTATTGAAGAAACCATTGTTAAagaatattgttatttccAAGTTGCTTGCCTAATGTCATCCAACGCTGCTGATCGTCGTATAAGAGTTATTACCATTGCTTTGCCAACCACTGATAATATTGGTCAAGTTTACGCCAGTGCTGACCAGTTGGCTTTAACCAAATATTTTGCTGTTAAAGCAGTTCATAATGTTATTTCCACAGGGTTTGAAGAAACTAGAGAATATTTAGATAAGCAAGTTCAAGATATTTTGTCTACATACAAGGGTGAAAATGTTGTTTCTAACACAGCAGGTGGTGCTCCATTAAGATTGTGTGCTAATTTAAGAATGCTCCCATTATTGATGCATGCCTTAACCAAAAACATGGCCTTTAGAAAGGGTGTTGTCCCAAGTGATCATAGAGCAGCagctttaaataatttggaaAGTATACCACTGGAAAATCTTATTAAATCGATTTATCCAACAGTTTATTCATTGCATGATATGCCTGATGAGGCAGGTTTGCCCGAAGAGGAATCCGGTGAAATTCTTTTACCTCAACCAATTAACGCCACAATGTCCTTATTTGAAAAGTATGGTTTGTATTTAATGGATACTAATAACGAATTGTTTTTATGGGTTGGTGGTGATTCAGTTAATGAATTGATCATGGATGTTTTTGGTACTCCTAACATTTTTGAAATCCCGATTGGTAAAAATGAGTTACCGGCTTTGGAAAATTCTGAATTTAATACACGTGTTAGGAATATTGTTTCTAAGATAAGGGAATCAAGTGATGTGGTCACTTATAAGAACTTGTATATTGTTAGGGGTGCTGGTATTTCCGAGCCT